Below is a genomic region from Vitis riparia cultivar Riparia Gloire de Montpellier isolate 1030 chromosome 5, EGFV_Vit.rip_1.0, whole genome shotgun sequence.
TTTTACTGTATCATCAAGGACCTGGAGTGCTTGGCTGCAGCTGATGAATAACCAACCCAGGTCCAAATGTCTTAAAGTGTCATTTTCTCACATTAGCAGATAAAAATTCTTCTTCAGGTGATGATAGTCTGAGAtcacaaaaaatgaaattaagtgtTATGAAAATGTTAAGGGTACTTTTGATTATTGAAGTTCAGCTTAACATAGGTTTGGGTACAGTTAATATCCTTCCTGTTAATATGTGTCGTGTTCCCTTGGAAGATTGGCAGTACATTGAGTTGATCAAACAACTAGAATTCAGAAAGGGAGATTTTGAAACCAAGGTAATTCAATGAACAGGTGTTTATgggatttttcaatttttacagCTATCTCGATTATCCCCAGATGATAAGCCTATTATGGCTTTATTAATCTTGTATTAAATTTACTTTCACTAAATAAATGGGTGGCTAAATCTCCAACCTGGTATGGTGCTTTACTCAATTTGATACAGCAAACCATTCAATGATGCTGTTAGTTTTGgagatgaaaatttaaattttgttaacatTATTGGTAGAAATTTCATTAATATGCTTGCTATGCATTTTAGTTTCCAGTTTCCTTGCTTTTATGGTCAGTAATGGTGTAATTGTTAGTTGTCCTTGACTTGATATGCTTGGTGTGATTCTCAGTTGCCCTTTATACTACCCCTGATGCTCAGTCTGTCTTAGTTGGTTGGAAGTAAAAGGGAGAAGACATCATCTTCTTTTgttcctaattttatttaatcaagaTTCTTGGCTGATGAACATAGTTGAATACTCTTAGACTTTTCTcctttcatttgaaaatttttatacaaCCTATTTGCTTCCCTTAATGAAGTGGAAGGTGTGATTCTTCAAGGACTGCTTCTTTGCTGCAAATTTGAGCAAAACAAAACCAGGAGGGATATTGAAAGATAAGCACATGATTGCAGTTCTAATCCTTTTTGTATAGCACATGATTTACATGAACCTGTCCTGCTGCTAACTGTGGTTTAAATTGTCTACTGTCAGAAATTTCTGCATTGAAAGTTTTGCATTAAATGAGACTCAGTTTTCCCTAATCGGGAAACATAGAAAGACTTTTAAACGAAGTCTCCCACATGCAAGTTGTGATCTATGCAAACGCTACCTTCAGAGTCAACATTCCAAATCACGCATCAGGGAAGGGCGGAACGCCCCTTcagaaacacacacacacactcttATCATGTACCGATCAATTTCTCACCTCTCTTGGACCATTTAATCTGTCTTATGCTTTCCTCTGTGTGTATTGCCATTACATGAACATAATAATGGAGTTACTATAGATGAGAAAAAATTAAACCCACGTTAGTGCTCAATGTgctcaaattaaaataaatgtaattgcAAATTCAccttgaatttttaaaattcagtcCATGACTAACATGTTGGAATTGGAAGTTCAGATTTATGGAGCCCTTAACATCAAGAGTTCCTATGATGGTGATTGAAGGCAACCATGAGATTGAGCCTCAAGTTGCTGGGATTACTTTTAAATCATATCTGACAAGATTTGCTGTTCCCTCAGAGGAGTCTGGCTCTAAGAGTAACTTCTACTACTCTTTTGATGCTGGTGGAGTACATTTCATAATGTTGGGAGCATATGTTGACTACAATCGCACTGGTGACCGATCCTGCCCGTTTTATTGATATAGCCTTGGACACCATAATACTTTTTCAACTTTTCCATTTGAGGCAATGCCTCTCTTAAAGTTGACTTTGGAAGCATGTGTTTAGCTGGTTAGCAAAATTGCTATTATTTTAATAGTTAATGAAATCTTCATTCCAGGTGCCCAGTATGCTTGGCTTGAGAAAGATTTGCATCAAGTCGACCGCAGTGTGACCCCTTGGCTGGTAGCTGCATGGCACCCGCCTTGGTATAATAGCTATTCATCACACTATCAGGAATTTGAATGCATGAGGCAGGAGATGGAGGCACTTCTATATCAATACGGTGTTGATATTGTCTTCTCTGGTCATGTAAGTAGACATTCATCAAGTCTAGTTTGCACTGACAAAAGAAAATGTGATTTCATCTTCTCTTCTTCCCTGTACTAAATTATAGAGTGTTTTAGGTATAAAAATTGATGATTATGTCCTTCAAGAATTTCCTGATTTAGAGTCCATTCAATCTTCTTGTGGCCTTAATATCATCCTACTAATCATTGCTAAAATAGTTGTATTAACTTGTATGACCTTTCGGACAAAATCCACAATGATGCTTGATATTGCATTATACAAAGTTCTAATTGTTGACCTGTAAACTGGTGATACAATTTCCCTAATATGAATGTCagcttatcttattgccatcaATCCAGCTACACATGTCATTTGTCATGGAACTCAAGAGCAATTCATTTAATTCTGGGTGACTTCTATCCAAAGTTTCATAATTTCTATTGTCATAGAACTCAAGAACAATGACCGATTCTGGACAAGCTCATAAATGAAATGTGATTATTTTTGTTctggtatttatttttcttatatatctGCATCATGAAATTTATCCTCCCAAAGTGGTTATAATTTGTTTATTCAGTTATGTGATAAATCTGATAGAGAAGACCAGTCAACTAGAATCTTCAAGTTCAGGTTCTTTTTACTTGCCAAATGTGAATTATTTTGCTTCCTCTTGAAGGTTTTCAGTATAGTAGGGAAAATAACTCCATATTTGTGCCACACTCTCCTCAGACCACGGTTATCTTTTCCTCTTTGTtgctaaaattatttaaaagggTGACTCTCTTCCCTTAACTGAATTCCTTTCCCTGTAGGTTGAGAATTgcatttcctatttttaatttaggagACCTTCAGTCTTTTTTGGGTATTATAGCTGCTAAGAAGAATTACTTTCAAGCAGAATAAGCATGTTACTTTCAATCAGATATGTTAAAACGTGTTGGCATGATTGCTTGTAAACCTTTCAGCACTCTTACTGCATCTAGTTCCACAAACTCTCACTGATACCTCCCTCAAGTTGATCCTAGAAAACATCCTCCTGTGTCCTTTATTATCTTACTCTCACAATCATGGTTTATTCCACTCCATGATTCAAGTGTGTCAATGCATGCATCCTCATACAAGTGAAAATCTTGAGGCTGCAAAACAGAGTCTATGGTACTTGAAAGACTCCCCTGTTCTGGCATCGTTCTTCATCATGGCTCCATAACTCTTATCATGACTTTCCCAGATGTTGATCATGCTGCTATCAAATGACTCTGTCCCTATTTAAGACCCAAATGCATATCATGGGGCTCAAAGAAGTTGCCGACAATCTCTTGCTCCTGTATGAAGGCTGAATATAAAGCCCTAACAGTTGTCGTACATCTCTAAGATGTTgctttggttattttatttagtcAAGGACATTAGTGTCTCTCACATTCCAAGTGGTTATATCCTTGGTATAATTTTATTGCCACTCACATGGATGCAACTCCTGTTCTTCATGCTTGCACAAAACAAATCTGGTCAACTCAGGTCTGGAATTGAGGAACAAAAGTTGCTCAATTTTCTTTGCATGGATGCTCCTCTCAACTGATCCATTTCCTAGtcttttaacttaattatatcTTGGCAATCCCTTTTACAATATTCATGGACATATTTATATCCACTGTTAATACTCTCAATATGGTTACCTAATAAACTTCCAttaaacttcaaattttttggtaTTCAATCTAAAGAAGTTTTACAaatcttaaagaaaaataaataaaaataaaaaataaaaaaacctcgAATTTCTTCTACAAGTGATTCTTGCTCCAACATCTTTCTTATGATACTGAGTCTCTTTTTGAAGTTCTCTTCATTTTGGAGGTACCAAGATGTATATTCTCTTAATAATAACAGGAGTACTTTAAAGGGTCTCTAAAAGTGATCCAAGGCGCAGAAAAGTCAACCAAGTGACTACAGATTACccttttgataaataaaagggCTTGGGAGATGTTGTGTCAATATTTGCAGTGCATTaatggtttgtttatttttgaGATGATTATGTGTTGATTCTAATAAAGGAATGTTGATCAGAGTGTTAGAAAAAATCTTTCATCCTTGGAATTTCATATAAGATAAAACATTGGTGTGGTTGCAATTCACATTTGACATGTTGTGGGAATTACATGaagggaatttaaaaaaaaaaaatcaagtcagTATTCCATTCTTAGACAAGATTCTTTTTTATCAAGAGAGGTGTGATTTACCATCCACCATGCAGGTCCATGCTTATGAGCGGATGAATCGAGTCTACAACTATACTCTGGATTCATGTGGGCCCGTTTACATAACTGTTGGAGACGGTGGAAATATTGAGCAAGTTGAAGTTGACCATGCAGATGATCCTGGAAAATGCCCTTCAGCACAAGACAATATACCAGAATTTGGAGGGTTGTGCCATTTGAATTTCTCTTCCGGCCCTGCCAAAGGCAAGTTTTGTTGGGACCAACAACCAGAGTGGAGTGCATTTAGAGAAAGCAGCTTTGGGCATGGAATACTTGAGGTAAAATATAAGCCAGACACTTTTACGGGTAGCTAGAACATCAGGGGACGTGAAgttattccatttttatttgacatagcattaaaatagtttttctgGTTTTGTCGAAGTTTTGGAAATGTTACTAGTTTGGTATATGTATAGAatcttaccaaaaaaaaaaatctcaaatattgGACATTTTTTATAGGGATATATGAGATattctattattgttattatcatttcTGTTAGTATATTCTATAATGGTTCAACAGAGTTTTCAATGACATTCCATGAGATGAATCTCAGCATGTGTCTCTATATCTGCATGTATGTCTATCaaagtttgaagtaacataCAATCTGGAAATCTGCAGAAGAACCGAGAAATTTGCATTAGCCAAGAGAAAGTTACATTAACCTTTCCAAGTAGAAGCGATATGTTGACTGTTGCACTCTTTCATCCATTAATTTAGGCCATTTTTACTTGTATATTTCTAATGTGATCTTCAAGTAGTTATCTCTTTCTATTCATTTACTTGTACAGTTGTTATCTCCCTCTCTTTTAGGTCCTAATCTGTCATTCCAAACACAGGTTGTGAATTCTACATATGCTTTATGGACTTGGCACAGGAATCAGGATATTTACAAGAGGAAAAGCCGCGGTGACCAAATATACATCGTACGACAACCTCACCTGTGCTCTACTGCTTCCAAAGTGGTAGCATAGTTTGACATTGACCCCCAAACACACATAGATTTGTTTTCCTGTTTTATGAGATTGCTTCATCAAATAGTTAATAAAAGCGTCTTTGAAGCTTTGTACTTCTCAACCATGTATGCCTCTCATTGTTTCTATCATTGTTATCACCTCAGCCTTTGTTTCTATCATTGTTATCACACCAGCCTttgtttctatcatttttttttttatcaccatcAGCATGGAACTGCATTGCCATTATCATTTAGTTCCATGCCTCATAATCATAACTAGATTTGTGAACATCGTCGTCCTGAACTTTTactgtgatatcccacatcagaTAAGGGAAGAAGTTTTTGTTCCTATATATAGatgatatcccacatcggataaaaGAAGAAGTTTTTGTAATGTATATAATCAACGTTTTAATGGATAGTCATCCAATTGAATGCCAATTTTagaggtttttcttttttatttgaaaaataaattttagaattttttgggaaaaataaataaatttagatctattgattaaataattaccaatatttatatcaaagacaattttaaaaaagaaaattgatttcgATAGAAAATCAACAATTTAAGAGAGAGAATTCAACATAATTACTTTAGAGATCTTTTCCCAACAAAATTCTTAAATTCTAGTTTGATCTTCCTCCGAAAAAGGAAAATCTAGCAATTAATAATTGGAGAAATGTTCTCAAAAGATGTCTTGGACTAGTGAAAATATGAGACGAAATGTTGAGAACATGTAAGAAAGATCTCAATTACAAATCAACATTAGGTCAATGcatgttttaaaaaagttgTCATCAACTCAATTGATCATATTGAATTATTAGGGCTCATAACATCACCTTTATCACCTTCCATAATGCATCAAACCACTTTAAAGCATGGAGTAGTAAAATAGACAACTAACATGGTTATTATGGTAAGGAAATGATTTCTACTAAGAAGTACATAATAAAACCTCATTTTAGCACATTATTATAGTACTTGTTGAGTGGTAATTAGTCTCCCCATCCAACATATATATTATTAGTCTCTTTGTACTGGCCCACTCCCTTCTATGTAGATTTTATCTGCTTTTAATGTAATGGGTTATCATggctttaaaaaatatttacacaGTTTAGAAGTCCTCTATAGGTCTAAGTGAacttcatgattttaaaacatatttttaaggttaaaaggagttcatacatatataatattagaaatttttttttcatatctaaTATAAGATATTATAATTAGCCCCATGAAAACAAGAAGTCTTCTTCATGTCCCATAGGATTATAAGGCCAAAAAGACAAATATCTCTTACAAAGGTGAACAAACAAAGACCTACATTAGGATTGATAAtcgactctaataccattttaTATTGATTCGCTTCCTCTTATGTAGATATTGTGCAATTTTAACCCAATGAGCattcacaattttaaaacaagtCTTCACAATCAAGAAGAgtagatatatatatacacacacaattTATAATGATATGCTCTTAagtgtgtagatattgtctactcTAAGCCTAATGAGTTCTTGTAACTTTAAAAGACATTTACATGATTAAAAGAGGTATACATGTTTAATGTCAAAAGACCTTTTCCTTTATTCAATGAGGAATATTGCAATCATCCCCTCAAAACCCCTTTGTCTTTATGTAGATGTTACATTTGTGTcatatcttataaaattataaggCCAAACAGGCAAATagcttttaaaaaatcaaatagacAAAGGCTCATATCAAGATTgagaattgattttaaaatcatttagaATAACCCATTCTTTCCCATATAAGTATtgtctattttaaatttaataaacccTCGTggttttaaaatacatgtagACATAGAGTAGATTCTTCTTGACTAGgtatacttattttaaaattgtaagaGGACATTCAACGGACAACTAGGTCCATTTGTTTTAAAACTGTAAGAAGACATTTGATTCAGAAGGAACAATATTTGCAAAAAAGGAAACAGGACCCTTGCCACTTGCTTCCCATCCTTACCTGACTCTCCTCTCAATCCACTTTACTCCTCCTTAGGGCCTAGACACCTTACCATTCTCATGCATGGCTCATCTCCCGTGGATAACATAAATATAGATTAGGAAAATAGGACGGAAGGAAATTACAATTATATTAAACGATTTTCTGTATAGGATGAATCacaataaacttgaaaatttaaaaaataatataaaagagaatATGTTTCACTTGGGGAATCATGGGGGATTCTCCATATGACACTCCAACTGGCACTTGTcccttgaagaagaaaaaacatttatatcaAGAGACCGACTCCCAAACCCTGAGTTTGGAAGCTCTTGCAGATGAAGCCCCCCATGCCTTTTTCGCATTTATTGTTGCATGCTTGGATCACAGATTTGTTCATCAAGCCATCTGTCAACTCCACAttcttctttctcatttatTGATAGTTTGATAGGTGATTCTGACTGATTTTTAATGCGACTTTCTGTActtactttttgtttaaataaactTCTGTTTTATTGGTTTGACGGACAATgaaatgaaagataaataaaccaaaattatatatacttatataataATTCACTGGTTTGATGGAGATGAATAGTAAGTAAATATgactaatatttaattaaaaggggtaggataaaatccatatttaaaaaataataattttcatgtatTAAAAACTACACGGATGTGtatatggtttttcttttttgagaaaATGTTTGATATAAAATAGGTAAGGGTATGTTTGTTAAAATGGATCATTTTCTATGTTAACAAAAGTAGAGGTTATTTTCTGGATCAAAGGGATTTTTCTTATCCATTCCCatcaaataacctttttttttaggaaaaaaaagtagaaaagggaaatgaaataatgctgaagaggaaaatgaaTATGATATGGGTAAAGATCAGCAGAGGAATAAAGATGAGGGTAGAAACAGGTGTAGCACGCCTGTTGGCAATCATGCCAATTGGAGCATGCCCATATATTTGCGTATGCAGATGATCATAACTCCAATGTCTCACTGCCTCCCCTGTGCCAAGTGAAACTCCTTTCAAGTCTCATCTCTTCTGTTCTCTCCACACGAGCCATattactttctctctctacaccccGTTCGGAAATATGCAGTACAGGAACCTTGGAAGATCGGGGTTGAAGGTGAGCCAGCTGTCTTACGGCGCCTGGGTGAGTTTCGGCAACCAGCTCGACGTCAAGGAAGCCAAGTCGCTGCTACAATGCTGCCGCGACAACGGTGTCAACTTCTTCGACAACGCCGAGGTCTATGCCAACGGCCGAGCCGAGGAGATCATGGGCCAAGCCATTCGGGAGCTGGGTTGGAAGCGATCCGACGTGGTTGTTTCCACCAAGATCTTCTGGGGCGGCTCCGGCCCCAACGATAAGGGGTTATCGCGGAAGCACATTATTGAGGGAACCAAGGCCTCGCTCAAGAGGCTGGATATGGAGTATGTGGATGTTATTTATTGTCATCGGCCCGATTCATCCACGCCCATTGAGGAGACTGTCAGGGCCATGAACTATGTGATAGATCACGGGTGGGCGTTTTATTGGGGGACCAGTGAGTGGTCTGCCCAGCAGATCACGGAGGCCTGGGGGGTGGCGGAGCGCTTGGATCTGGTCGGGCCGATTGTGGAACAGCCTGAGTATAATTTGCTATCTAGGCACAAGGTATGCAGGGCTATTAGTGAATACCCAGATgggaaatttgatttttgactAGTTTTGCTTGTGATGGTTGATTAATGTGTTCATTAAAGCTTTATTTTTTGTGTGGTTTTCATTGTGACACTTGAATGTGTTCTTTGTTGGTGCATACTTAACTGAAAAGTGTTTGATTCTTGTGCGTTTTGGTTGGGATCATTGTTGATGCAGACCCTGAAgataactatttaaattttttgcatttatttatttattgatgttATTTTTGCTTTGATTGTGGATTTGATCGAGTTTTTGTGGACTgcaagattgttactttgttaAATTTTGGTGTTGCCTGCAATCAAATGGTGATGACTTCGAAGATCGATTAGCCCCtaataatattaaagaaagTAGCTTGCAGCAGGAGAACCTGGTGacctattatttttttgttttttgtttttttttggatctTATACAATTGTCTTATTGTACTTTTAGAACCTTGCCTTACCACTTGGTCATGCTGCCAAAATGATGTGTAATCAACTAACcccactcttttattttttaactttttactttttatttttttttattcagtacTTCCGTCTTGAATCTCATTCTTCTGACCTCttttttaaaagcaaatcttcctttttattttcgaTTGGATCCTTCAAGGTTGTAGAATATGATGTTGATTGGAGGCCAACCACTACAATTTATTTCTAATCCAAAAATTTGGTATTTGATTTTGATATGCAACATGTGCATGGAAAAGGTGTCTAATCCAACAGCAAGCTTGGCTAAAGTCTTGTGCATGTCTTTATTGCTATCCCTTTTTTACACTGATCTATGACCAGCCTTGACTTTGTCTCATCGGTAATGAGATGCATTGGGGTAGGGCTTTCGTGGGTAAAAAGCTAGCATATTGGTGAACTTCAATCTAAGCACTCATTTCTTTCCTAAACATGGAGTATTTTCCTCCGACTGCTTTTGACTCATCTATATTCTTTCCTTGGTTTTGGGAATAGTTTTGTAACATTATGGCTGACAAGAACTGCATTGATTTGTTGTTTCATATAGGATGTATAATGTTAAAATCCTTTATGTACGGTTTCTGACATTTTTCTGTATGAACTCAGGTTGAGTGTGAGTACCTTCCTCTATACAGCAACTATGGCATAGGTCTTACCACATGGAGTCCACTTGCATCAGGAGTGCTTACTGGAAAATACAACAAGGGAACAATACCCCAGGATAGTCGATTTGCCCTGGAGAATTACAAAGTAAAACTTCTGAgtgattttaaatttgagtGCTGCATTGTACTGTTATGTTATGGTTCTCCAATATTCACTGTTTACTTATTTCAAATTTACAATTTCAGTTGCGGTTTAATGTTATTTTACACTCGTTAGTTTACACTCATATTGACATGATTTATTGATCTTGGCTGCCAAGGAGTTTCGTTCTTGAGTATTTTTTTGagatcttttttatttcttattag
It encodes:
- the LOC117915438 gene encoding purple acid phosphatase 23, with protein sequence MMDFRLCLALSIFLMIIADLFTSGDRIPTTLEGPFQPVTHSFDSRLRRGSDDLPMDHPRLRRNVTSFFPEQISLAISSPTSMWVSWITGDSQIGSNVTPLDPSTVASEVWYGKRSRKYSSVKTGFSTVYSQLYPFEGLLNYTSGIIHHVRLDDLEPGTKYYYKCGDSSFPAMSREYVFETLPLPGPKRYPRRIAVVGDLGLTSNTTTTIDHLIRNDPSMILMVGDLSYANQYRTTGGKGVPCFSCAFPDAPIRETYQPRWDGWGRFMEPLTSRVPMMVIEGNHEIEPQVAGITFKSYLTRFAVPSEESGSKSNFYYSFDAGGVHFIMLGAYVDYNRTGAQYAWLEKDLHQVDRSVTPWLVAAWHPPWYNSYSSHYQEFECMRQEMEALLYQYGVDIVFSGHVHAYERMNRVYNYTLDSCGPVYITVGDGGNIEQVEVDHADDPGKCPSAQDNIPEFGGLCHLNFSSGPAKGKFCWDQQPEWSAFRESSFGHGILEVVNSTYALWTWHRNQDIYKRKSRGDQIYIVRQPHLCSTASKVVA
- the LOC117914817 gene encoding probable voltage-gated potassium channel subunit beta encodes the protein MQYRNLGRSGLKVSQLSYGAWVSFGNQLDVKEAKSLLQCCRDNGVNFFDNAEVYANGRAEEIMGQAIRELGWKRSDVVVSTKIFWGGSGPNDKGLSRKHIIEGTKASLKRLDMEYVDVIYCHRPDSSTPIEETVRAMNYVIDHGWAFYWGTSEWSAQQITEAWGVAERLDLVGPIVEQPEYNLLSRHKVECEYLPLYSNYGIGLTTWSPLASGVLTGKYNKGTIPQDSRFALENYKNLASRSLVDDVLRKVNGLKPIADELGVPLSQLAIAWCAANPNVSSVITGATKESQIQENMKAIDVIPLLTPTVLEKIEAVVQSKPKRPDSYR